From Brevibacillus marinus, a single genomic window includes:
- a CDS encoding acyl-protein synthetase: MLEQLLTQKTPYSLEKAKKKAMLLHELNQLTAIHLQNCQPYRSILQKSGVEHEASSLEEVPFLPVQLFKMMPLYSIPPEEHFKVLTSSGTTGQQVSRIYIDRNTAQLQSRTLNVIVRNFLGNQRLPMIIVDTDTMKNRLQFSARTAGIIGFSQFGRNHLYLLNHDMEVDWERLYSFLEKHEGQPKFLFGFTFIIWEYFLKAAQRLKKKVDLSGSVLIHGGGWKKLQDQAVDNETFKQVLLEEFGISSIYNYYGMVEQVGSIFMECEMGHLHAPDFADVLIRNPDTMRPAAIGETGLIQVLSILPKSYPGHSLLTEDIGVLVGEDNCPCGRYGKYFHVHGRIPKAEARGCSDTFTK, encoded by the coding sequence ATGTTAGAGCAGTTGCTTACCCAAAAAACCCCTTACAGCTTGGAAAAAGCGAAAAAAAAAGCGATGCTTTTGCATGAATTGAATCAGCTGACGGCAATTCATCTGCAGAATTGCCAACCGTACCGGTCGATTTTGCAAAAATCGGGAGTGGAGCACGAGGCAAGCAGTCTGGAAGAAGTGCCATTTTTACCTGTTCAACTTTTCAAAATGATGCCGCTGTACTCGATTCCACCGGAAGAGCATTTTAAAGTCCTCACCTCCAGCGGGACGACTGGCCAACAAGTCTCCCGTATCTATATCGACCGCAACACAGCACAATTGCAATCGCGAACGCTCAATGTGATCGTGCGGAACTTTCTCGGCAACCAAAGGCTGCCGATGATTATCGTTGATACGGATACGATGAAAAATCGCTTGCAGTTTAGTGCGCGGACAGCAGGGATCATCGGTTTTTCGCAGTTTGGCAGAAATCATTTGTATCTGTTGAATCACGACATGGAAGTCGATTGGGAACGGCTTTATTCGTTTCTTGAAAAACACGAAGGTCAGCCAAAATTTTTGTTCGGGTTCACTTTTATCATTTGGGAGTATTTCTTAAAGGCCGCACAGCGTTTAAAAAAGAAGGTCGATTTATCAGGTAGTGTGCTGATTCACGGTGGCGGTTGGAAAAAACTGCAGGATCAAGCGGTGGACAATGAGACATTTAAGCAGGTGCTTTTGGAGGAGTTTGGCATAAGCTCTATTTACAACTATTACGGTATGGTAGAACAAGTGGGCTCTATTTTCATGGAGTGCGAGATGGGACATCTTCACGCACCTGATTTTGCCGATGTTCTGATCCGTAACCCGGATACGATGAGACCCGCCGCAATAGGAGAGACCGGTTTGATACAAGTGTTGAGTATCTTGCCAAAAAGCTACCCAGGGCATAGTCTGTTGACCGAAGATATAGGCGTATTGGTGGGTGAAGATAATTGCCCATGCGGTCGGTACGGCAAGTATTTCCATGTTCATGGCCGTATTCCCAAAGCGGAGGCGCGGGGATGCAGCGATACGTTTACAAAGTGA
- a CDS encoding acyl carrier protein gives MKNIDKLKKAFTEALNLPADSEIEGLTYNSIPEWDSLAHMALISHLDEAFDIMIDTEDIIELSSFEKAKQILAKYGVEFE, from the coding sequence ATGAAGAATATCGACAAACTGAAAAAAGCATTCACGGAAGCATTAAATTTGCCAGCCGATTCCGAGATCGAAGGATTGACGTACAATAGCATTCCAGAATGGGATTCCCTTGCTCATATGGCTTTAATTTCTCATCTGGACGAGGCTTTCGACATCATGATCGATACGGAGGACATTATTGAGCTTAGCTCATTCGAAAAGGCTAAGCAAATTCTCGCGAAATACGGGGTAGAATTCGAATGA
- a CDS encoding SDR family NAD(P)-dependent oxidoreductase yields MKLLQDRVILVTGASKGIGRQIAVTFAENGAHLIINGRNEKALSTLQQELTEKFPVQVMVAPYDVRDKEGIKQAFAQIKATFGRLDGLVNNAGILKDRLLGMIDDQMVQETFDTNLSAMICHMQYASRFMIRQRSGSIVNISSIIGTHGNEGQVVYAASKAGVIGATKSAAKELAPYNVRVNAIAPGFIDTDMARSIPENKFAERVAGIKMKRIGTPEDVANTALYLCSDLSSYVTGQVIGVDGGMVI; encoded by the coding sequence ATGAAACTGTTGCAAGATCGGGTGATCCTGGTTACAGGCGCGTCAAAAGGGATTGGCAGGCAGATCGCCGTCACGTTCGCCGAAAACGGTGCGCACCTGATTATAAATGGCCGCAACGAGAAAGCTTTATCCACGTTGCAGCAGGAACTGACGGAAAAGTTCCCGGTTCAGGTGATGGTTGCGCCTTATGACGTGCGGGACAAGGAAGGGATCAAACAGGCATTTGCGCAGATAAAAGCAACGTTTGGGCGTCTTGACGGCCTTGTGAACAATGCGGGAATCCTGAAGGACCGTCTGCTGGGAATGATCGACGATCAGATGGTTCAGGAGACATTTGATACCAACCTTTCCGCGATGATCTGTCACATGCAGTATGCTTCCCGTTTTATGATCCGGCAAAGGAGTGGCAGCATTGTAAACATTAGCTCCATTATCGGGACGCATGGCAATGAGGGACAAGTTGTATACGCTGCAAGCAAGGCGGGAGTGATCGGGGCAACCAAATCGGCAGCGAAGGAGTTGGCGCCGTATAACGTCAGAGTGAATGCGATCGCTCCCGGCTTCATTGATACAGATATGGCCCGAAGCATCCCGGAAAACAAATTTGCCGAACGCGTGGCAGGGATTAAAATGAAGCGGATAGGGACTCCGGAAGACGTAGCAAACACCGCTTTGTACCTTTGTTCAGACTTGTCCAGCTATGTGACCGGGCAAGTGATTGGGGTCGACGGAGGGATGGTCATCTGA
- a CDS encoding AMP-binding protein: MFWEIPADSKAVLLIDADKNKMLTFKDVQEKVTEAVHLLLSYSEEKSLGIMYCDNSAETIIAYLAALQKRDAVLLLNASLHEELKEQFVRTFRPRWVFSEGRFWKLNESENSKIYPDLALLLSTSGTTGSTKLVRLSYENLQANAESIAQFLQIDENERPITSLPMAYSYGLSVINSHLLKKATLVLTNQGVLSKAFWDSVHKYSVTSFAGVPYTYKMLHRLKFDRMTLPSLRSYTQAGGRLSLELVDYFLEVAQKNNYKFYVMYGQTEATARISYIPYERLPDKKGSIGIPIPGGRLSLDRETSELIYEGKNVMLGYAYNREDLAKGDELRGVLRTGDLAEVDEEGYYTIVGRLKRFAKLFGLRVNLDDIEKMLEQSFSLPIACVGDDEQMHIFVEGEQDSSLALKIQERIQKLYKLHPSAFKVCFLQQFPTLLNGKIDYGRLKEGVNGC, encoded by the coding sequence ATGTTTTGGGAAATACCTGCCGACAGCAAAGCTGTGTTGCTGATTGACGCAGACAAAAACAAAATGCTCACGTTCAAGGATGTTCAGGAGAAGGTCACAGAAGCTGTCCATCTCCTCTTGTCTTATTCAGAGGAAAAAAGCTTGGGAATTATGTATTGCGATAATTCTGCGGAAACGATCATTGCCTACCTGGCTGCGCTTCAGAAGCGGGATGCGGTTCTGTTGCTTAACGCCAGTCTGCATGAGGAGCTAAAAGAACAGTTTGTCCGCACATTCCGTCCGCGTTGGGTATTTAGTGAAGGTCGGTTTTGGAAGCTGAATGAATCGGAAAATAGTAAAATCTATCCGGATCTGGCGTTGTTACTCAGTACGTCTGGAACAACAGGTAGTACAAAACTGGTACGTCTATCGTATGAAAATTTACAGGCCAATGCGGAGTCGATCGCGCAGTTTTTGCAGATTGATGAAAACGAACGGCCGATCACGTCACTGCCAATGGCATATTCATATGGATTGTCAGTAATAAACAGCCATTTGTTAAAAAAGGCTACCCTTGTGTTAACCAATCAGGGAGTGCTGTCAAAAGCGTTTTGGGACAGTGTACACAAGTATTCGGTCACTTCCTTTGCTGGTGTTCCGTATACTTATAAAATGCTTCATCGGCTCAAATTCGACCGGATGACACTCCCGTCCTTACGCTCCTATACGCAAGCAGGGGGACGCTTGTCGCTCGAATTGGTTGACTATTTTTTGGAAGTGGCGCAAAAAAACAATTACAAGTTTTATGTCATGTACGGTCAAACGGAAGCAACGGCACGTATCAGTTATATTCCCTATGAACGGCTGCCGGACAAAAAAGGGTCGATTGGGATACCGATTCCTGGCGGCAGGCTTTCTTTGGACCGCGAGACATCTGAACTGATCTACGAAGGTAAAAATGTGATGCTGGGCTATGCCTACAACCGGGAAGATTTAGCGAAGGGCGATGAACTGCGGGGAGTGTTGCGGACCGGAGATCTGGCTGAAGTTGATGAAGAAGGCTATTATACCATCGTTGGGCGCTTAAAACGTTTTGCCAAACTGTTCGGGTTGCGCGTCAACCTGGACGATATAGAAAAGATGCTGGAGCAATCGTTTTCGCTTCCCATCGCTTGTGTAGGGGACGATGAACAGATGCACATTTTCGTTGAAGGAGAGCAGGATTCCAGTTTGGCGCTAAAGATACAAGAGAGAATACAAAAGTTGTATAAACTCCATCCCTCCGCTTTCAAGGTGTGTTTTCTGCAGCAATTTCCCACATTGCTGAATGGAAAGATCGATTACGGCAGGTTGAAGGAAGGGGTAAACGGATGTTAG